The Chryseobacterium oryzae genome contains the following window.
TCAGAACAATATTCCGTTTAGAATCGATGTCAAGTGGTCTTAGCTGGAGTAATTTACTGCATCGTAAACCACAACTGTAGATCAAAGAAAGCATCACTTTGTGTTTCAAATTAGCATGAGCCTCGAGGATAATCTTAACTTCCTCTTTACTCAAAACATTTGGTAATGTTTTTGGTTTTTTTGGGCGGTCAAGTTTATCGGCTTCTATTTTCGTTTCCCGTATTGTTCTAAAGTATAATTTTATAGCGCTAATGATCTGGTTCTGGTAAGAGGAAGATAATTTTTTTGTCAAAATGTAATCATTATTAAAATTAAGAACATCTGCATTGGTGAGCTCACAAACGTCTTTTGACTTATAGTAAAGTAAAAATGATCGCAATGCATCAGAATAGGTTTTGATTGTATTTGGACTGTATCTTTTGGAAGAAAGCCACCGTATAAACGAATCATCATGTTTTCGACCCTCCGATGAAAGTACGGTGCATTGTTCCGGTGCGATTTGAAACCGTTCTCTATTTTCCCGTGTATCCGGAATATGCCATAGTCTTTTCTGCTGACTCCATCGCGCTCCACTAATTAGTTTTATCCCTTGGATCAACTCTTTATCTTTCTCGAACTCTACACCAATTCGATCTTCCTCTCTATGCTTTATTAGTTTTGCAGACCAGTTCATAATGTTCTGATTTTGAGAAATAAAGATAATCAAATTTGGAACACTAAATCATTTCATTATTTTTTTTTGCAGTAATGTAAATTCTGTCAAAGACTAGTGTAACATTGTGCTAACCTCAAAACCTTATTTAAATATTGCTGTAACCTCAAATTACAAAATTTTATTACCTGCTAAATATTCTACCGAACTGCTTTTCCTCTCTCTTATTTTTGGTGTTTTTCTGTATGCAAAATTAAAATGGAAGTCTTCCTAAAAAAATGAATTTGGGAATCCATCAATATTAATTCTTCGATTAATTAAAATATTGACGAACCCACCTACCCTTCCAGGCAAATTTATTTCGGGCTGCCACATTGTTTCAGTTTTAGAAATACTTCACATTTTTATAAATATTTAGCAATGAAAAAGACACCTCAAATATACGAATAAAGCTAAAAACGCTGCGTTCATTTATATTACAAAATTCCAAAAGTGCCTTTGTCAAGGTTATTTCAAAAGAATTTAAAAAAATAAGAAAAGTGTCCTCATTGCCAAATAAATAACTAATTAAGTATAAAACGTAATAACTAAACAAATAATTAACTTAATAAATACTATCATGAAAAATCTTTTTATCACCACTACCCTACATCGATACTTATAGTCAAATAATGCCTTTACGATTGTTGAGCATATCATAGAACTACAAAAAAGCCCGCAAGCCTTCAATAAAGATTTTCAAGTTTGGAAAATTACAAAGATTGATGAAATTACATTTTCTCTCGAACTCAACGATGGAAATCTGAATGTAATTTTAGCACATTATTTTCAGTCGGCTTCCATCGGAATATTTGAACTCACAATGTGGTTGAAGAATTCAATATTATATTTTCCTTGTGAACGATAATACTATTAATTAAATAATGTAATCAATAAACAGATAAATAACTAAATCAATAAAGATATGAATTTTGCAATGTACAAAACACTTGAACAAGACTTAAAAAATTATAGGGTTTTACAGCGTGGTTATCTTAGTTACCATAAAAAAACAAAAACCCCATTGATTGTTTTCTCAATTCAGCGATTTCCAGAAAGCTTCGATTACCTATTCAAAGTATTCCAAATTGAAGGAAAAGAACAAAATCTTTGTTACGTTATTTATTCGCAAAATGAAGTGGATCTCACTCCTGTTAAACTTCAAGATTTTATCGACTACCATAATAAGATATAAGGGGAACAGCTCTCGCTATTTTAACAAAAAAACTAAATAAATTATTGAAGTAAAAACTAAATACTGATATAACTAAATAAATAAAAGACTAATCAAATACAATATAATCGTGTAAAAATCAGTTATTTTTATATATCTAAGTTTACTATTATGAAAACATTTGAAGTATTTACAGAAAAGAAAAGAACAGAAAACGCTATTTTAGTATCAGCATTTGTGGATGAAGTTGGTAAGGAGGAAACCTTTTTTGTCCCACTATCTAAGTTGGAAATTCAGGACAAAAAACTGTTGATTGACGATGATTTTTGGAGTAGTAAACTAGAGGAGATCAAAAATCCTGCACCGGAAAAAATGATTACAATGATTTCAGCATTGTATGAAAAAGGGGAGAAGTCTACTAAAGTTGCAGTTAAAGCCAGATTGAAAAGTTTTGACAAAGTAAATGACATTTGGCTTTTCTTACCCAATAGCAAAGTTGCTACTGTGGAGAAACTAACCGAGAATGAAGAGGAACCACAGTTTAAAATTACTTTGCCTGAATGGGTCTATAATAGCGCTTTAAAAAGTGCTTTAGAATATCAGCTCACTAATTTCTGGAATAAAGATGTTGCAGAGGATCAAAAATTCAGTGTCGAGGATTTTACAATATTGGAAGGTTAGTAACTAAAAAAAATGAAGATATAATCGTCTTCATTTTTTTCTAATAAATAAATAACTAAATGAATAAAAAAAGTAATGAATACTTAACTAAAATTATTATATTTACGGAACCGAATGACAATTTGGTCGGATATGATCTTTCTACTATGGGGAATTTGTCCACGAATTGTATTATTATTAATACCTTAAATGAAAACAAAAGTTATATCTGTTTTGACACAGAAAGGTGGAGTAGGGAAGACCACAACCACCATCCACTTAGCAGCCAGTTTTGCAAAAAAAGGGAGTAAGGTTTTGGTGATTGATTTTGACAGCCAGAAAAATCTTTCGTTGGGCTACAAGCTCGATGAAGATTTTCCCTACACTGTTGTAGATTTTTTAGAACAAAAGGAAGGTTTAGAGTTTACCCAAAAAAGTGAACATAATAACGTTTATGTTTTAGCAGGATCTGAAAAGTTGGAAAGTTATAAAATCGATCGGTATGCTTTAAAGGATAGTCTAAAACTTTTAGAAGATTATTTTGATTATGTTTTAATCGATTGTCCGCCTAAACCGCTTAATGATGAACTCAGTTTAGGAGAGGTTGCTGTGTGTGCCTCCGATTATGTTTTAAGTCCAATTAAGGATGATGAATATTCTCTAGCTGGAATTACATCATTAATTCCATCGCTGTTAAATTTAAAAGCCAGACATAACCTGGATTTTGAATATTTGGGATTTTTCTTTAATTCAGTTTTAGTTAATTCGAGCGATTTTCGTTCCTATTATAACGACTTTTTGTCTAATGAGTTTACGAAAAATTATCTGTTAAAGACTTTTGTTCGGCAAGACGTAAACATTAAAAAAGCGATCAAAGAAGGTAAAACCATATTTCAGATCGATAACAAAAGTAGAGCAAGTAAAGATTTTAAAGATCTGGTAAAAGAACTAAAAAAGAAAATGATATGAAAGATAGAGTTTTGACAAATTTTGGTAAAAAGAAGGAGAGCAGTAGCCAATCTTTAAAACTTCAAAATGTTTTTCAGAAGATGCAGGTACAACCTTCAGAAACACAAACTGAGGCGGTTGAAGAAATTGTTACACCATCTGTTAAGAAGCCTAAGACTAAAGAGAAATCATTTAATTTTTCTTTTGTCTCAGAAGCAGAAAATATTAACTATATCCGAAGATTAGAATTCGAGAAAAGAAGACAAGGTTCTGAATTTTCCTACTTTACTTCCTCTGATGTCGTAAAGGAAGGAATAGCGTTGCTGAGAAAGAAAGGTCCGAAATTAAAAAATCGTCCTGCAGGTATGATTCCAACTCGTCGTGGGCGGGTTTCAAATGGAACCGAATTAAAAGAAAAAGTAACAACATCATTCAGTTTAATTGAAGATGAAGTTGATTATATATATGATTACATTTATACCAAAAGTGGAGACATTTTGGGAAGTTTCACCAAAGAATCTTTTATGAATGATATGATTAAAGAGTTGAAAAATAAATATGGAGAGTTAGAATAAAAAAAAAGGACCCCTAATAAATCCAGGCGTCCTTAAACATATTTCTATGTTTTTTCCTAAGTCAAAGATACGAAAATTTATGAAAACAGCCGAAAGTCAAGGTTTTTTCTGTGTAGTATATTTTACAGATACAAAAAAGACCGCCTATTACCATAAAGTGTATACCCCTTCGAAACTTGCCCGTACTCTTGAGAACTGGTTATGGATCAAAGTTTTTATAGATAAGAGTACGTATTATGCGAACACTAAAACAACAGATTATCATTGTATTTTTGATAAAAATAATCCAGTAACTGAGTTTTCCTTCCGACCCTTTTTAAAATCATCTTCATGAAAGCGAAAAATAATAAGAACAGTGTAACCAAAACACTGGATTCGTATGAAGCACAATTAGTCACGCTTTATCCCAATGAATTAATAAATTTTTTAGGTGGGGTAGAACCGCTTAAGAAAATTAATATTTTCGGTCACCGTATTATTTATGTAATGATGGAAATGATGAAGTCTGTGCAGGTTCATAAAATAAGTATTGATGAAACCAAGGAGATCATTTCAAACGATATGGTATACAAGGATGGTAGAATTACGTCCTTGGAAGATATTAAAGCAGATCAGATTGAAAAAAGAAGAATACTGGAATCCGGAAAGAAACTGGCGGTCATAGAAGAAAGTTTTTTTGCAGATAATTTCAGTATGTTACAAATGATTATTCCTACGCAAGCTCTTAATGATAATGGAAATATAAAAGTTAAAGATAACAGTGTATTTCATGAACAGTTAAAAATTCTGAAGACCTTAGGAAACCATACGGTGAAATCAAACAGCGGAGAAGAATTTTTAATTACAAATTTTATTGAAACCCCGATCTTCAATAAAGGACAAAATTATATCCGTTTCTACAT
Protein-coding sequences here:
- a CDS encoding tyrosine-type recombinase/integrase, translated to MNWSAKLIKHREEDRIGVEFEKDKELIQGIKLISGARWSQQKRLWHIPDTRENRERFQIAPEQCTVLSSEGRKHDDSFIRWLSSKRYSPNTIKTYSDALRSFLLYYKSKDVCELTNADVLNFNNDYILTKKLSSSYQNQIISAIKLYFRTIRETKIEADKLDRPKKPKTLPNVLSKEEVKIILEAHANLKHKVMLSLIYSCGLRCSKLLQLRPLDIDSKRNIVLIKQAKGKKDRITPLSPKILELLRAYYQLYKPKTFLFEGQEPGTNYSAKSLQSVLKQALRKCDIKKPVTLHWLRHSYATHLLESGTDLRYIQELLGHNSSRTTEIYTHVSTKSIQQIKSPFDDL
- a CDS encoding DUF6876 family protein, producing the protein MIELQKSPQAFNKDFQVWKITKIDEITFSLELNDGNLNVILAHYFQSASIGIFELTMWLKNSILYFPCER
- a CDS encoding ParA family protein encodes the protein MKTKVISVLTQKGGVGKTTTTIHLAASFAKKGSKVLVIDFDSQKNLSLGYKLDEDFPYTVVDFLEQKEGLEFTQKSEHNNVYVLAGSEKLESYKIDRYALKDSLKLLEDYFDYVLIDCPPKPLNDELSLGEVAVCASDYVLSPIKDDEYSLAGITSLIPSLLNLKARHNLDFEYLGFFFNSVLVNSSDFRSYYNDFLSNEFTKNYLLKTFVRQDVNIKKAIKEGKTIFQIDNKSRASKDFKDLVKELKKKMI